A window of Syngnathus acus chromosome 17, fSynAcu1.2, whole genome shotgun sequence genomic DNA:
CCATCTTTCCAGTCTGCTGGTatgttttcttcctcctcccataTTTTCCTGATGAGTGTGTGGAGCTTGATGGTTGTAGTTTCAACATCCGCCTGTAGGGCCTCTGCTGGGATTTCATCTGGCCCTGCGGCTTTGCCACGTCGGAGCATCATGATAGCCCTCTTTACCTCAGATCTTGTTGGGGGTGGGTGCAATTGATTTTGAGTTGGTATGCTGCTGGTGGGATCTCTATTACTTGGTCGGGCGGTGGTTTATTAAACAGCTCGCTGAAATGCTCTGTCCACCTTTGGTGTTGTTCCTCCTTGGTGGTGAGGAGTTGTCCCTCTTTATTCcggatttgtgtgttgttcTGTCTGAACTTCCCAGCTAGTTTCCTGGTGGTCATGTAGAGTTCCTTGAGATTATTTTGTGCTGCTGCTTCCTGTGCTTCTTTAGCCAGGGCCTCAATGTAGTTTTTCTTGTCCCGTTTGGCACTTTTCCTTACTTCCTTGTTTGCTTCCTCGTAGTCCTTGTGGGCTGCGGCCTTTCTCGCTCGTGTCTTGCATTTGTTTAGTGTGTCCTTTTTGGccctccttttatttttttccaggtttCTGTTGACAGCCAAAGTTTATGGTTTGTTGTCCTTTTCTCTAAAACTTCCAGACAGGTCTCCTTCCATACACTTTTCAGGCTGTTCCAGTACTCCTTCACTGGTTGTTCTTGCAGGGCTTGAAACCTGTTCTGGAGGGTGGTTTTATACAGCTCAGTTGTTCCAATGTCCTGAAAGAGCTGGATGTTGTACTTTTTTCTGTTCCAGAAGGGATATTGCGGCGCCTTAGCTTGAGTTGGAGTTTTGCAGCCAGTAGGTGGTGGTCTGATCCAGCGTCTGCCCCCCTCTTTACTCTCACATCCAGGAGAGACCGTCTGAACTTCCGGTTGATGCATATGTGGTCAATCTGGTTTTCGGTGGCGTGGTCGGGAGATATCTAGGTGGCTTTATGAATGTGTTTATGGGAGAATATAGTGCCTCCTATGACCAGGTTGGTGTCAGCACACATGTCTGCAAATCTTTCCCCATTTTCGTTCATGGTACCAAGTCCATGTCTTCCCATGGACAGTTCGTATCCATTGTTGTTTCCCACCTCGGCATTCATGTCGCCCATGAGTAAGGTTAGGTCTTTTTCCTTCCTGGACTGGAGTAGATGTTGTAGTTGGTTATAGAAATTATCCTTCATTTCCTCCTCTGCATTGTTGGTAGGTGCATAGCACTGTATGATTTGAAGGTTGATTCTTTTATGGGTGGTTTGGAATCTTGCAGTGATAATTCTTGAGCTGATGGGCtcccaactgataagggcctGTTGTGCTTCTTTGGAGAGCATGAGTGCCACTCCTTCTATGTGTGGTGCTGCTTCCTCTGCATGTCCAGAGTAGAGAATGTACTCGCCACTGGCTAGTTTGACTTCACCTGTCTGGGTCCATCTGGTTTCGCACAGGCCAAGAATGGAAACCTTGTATCTTCTCATCTCTCCCGCAGTGACTGTTGTTTTCCCTGCTGCGAACATGGTCCTGATGTTCCAGGTTGCTATGTTGGTCGGTTTCCTAGGGGATAGCAGATTCCACCGCACCCTCTCTAAATGGTTTTCAGCATGCGGCTTCATTTCCTCTTCAGCTTGTATGCTTGAAGAGTCTACATCTCCTAGGTTGcggggtttctttttcttcatcaatGTTTCTGTAATCGTTTTTAAATCCACTACACGGGTGATTGGCCCATGAGCTTTACCATTGCCCTATTTGCCAACTTGACCTGTTACCACCTCTCACGGCGGGGACGTTAAGGTTGGATTTTGAGAGGCATGTGTGCTTTAGTAGTTCTTTAATTTTTCAACTGAGTTTCTCTTCTTCTCTGTCTCCATGTGCCAGGTGACTGAGCTGGCGCCGCTCGGTTCTCTGCTGGATCGCTTGCGCTCCGTCCATCCGCAAGGCCCCGTGTTGATCCACACTCTGTGTCAGTATGCGGTGCAGGTGGCCTGCGGCATGGCCTATCTGGAGCAGAGGCGTTTTATACACAGGGATCTGGCAGCCAGGTACAGTCAACATTTTGATTCTAACAGGCAGGGCGAGCTGTGCGgcttaaaatctttttttggtgGTATTCATCTACTCTGGACTTAATTGCTCGtattttcccttccatattgTTTTTATGGCATCTGATGTTATTTTATGGATATAGACTTTGCTTCTCAATTCTCCACCCAGACATTTGTAGACTATTACAGGGCGACTTGGCCCACAGACTAAATGAGTCACTTGCTGGCTGGTATATTGGGTGCTCTTGGCCAGATTGAATCAATTGAAAAACCTCAATAGGCACCACTAATTTTcaaagttattttttgtttttgcatactTTAGTATCATGTCAGAGTTAGTTGTATATCTCATCGCAGACAGGCATGCCATGGTTAAAacttttccttttctgtcgATGGACAATACATTCTAAAttacaataaagaaaaaaaaaaacactactaGTAGCTACTGAAATATTGTTACTTAATGCAGCATACAACTTTCAGAATACATAATTGGTATAATTGCATACCAATGAGGAGAGAAATGTTCTCAGCACTGTAGAACTTTAGTTGTTGTCATTCAAGATGCAGAGCTCTGGGGTTAATATGTGACTCGTCTGTTCAGGAACATCTTACTGGCATCAGCTCACAGAGTGAAGATTGGCGATTTTGGCCTGATGAGGGCACTACCCAACAATCATGAGCATTATATCATGCAGGAACACCGCAAGGTTCCCTTTGCATGGTGAGTGAAAGCAATAATCAGAGCTCATGAGCTTTCAGATTGCAAAGGATCAGATTTAATAGACTCAAATATTATCttatttgtattatatattatattatatcatatatcatatcatattatgttatatttgttagggttgatagattattCTGATCGTATGATTGTTGGAAGGTAGACTATAATGATTAACCAAACTTGTCCTGCTCTCACAACGCAGTAAAATAAAGTGGTTGCATCCTCTGCttgattgaccagctgcagaggaagcaatcaaagttgttctgtttcccccaacgtcataaaacaccccctgctctgatttgaccagaggccaggggttcaccaaacctgtccactctcacccccaccctgttttctctcaataaatactctCTTGCAAGAATCAAGTCAGACTTCGTTCGAACATCGCTATATGCACAGTGACGAACattttctccacttgcaagtgctcaaagggcatactgtctcccgtgtggttcttgcaaataaacaatatgatatgatattatattataattaaaaaaatatatgttttcTGTACCACAGGTGCGCCCCTGAGAGTCTGAAGACCAGAACCTTTTCTCATGCTACTGACACGTGGATGTTTGGTGTGACTCTATGGGAAATGCTCACACAAGGCCAGGAGCCTTGGTTAGGCCTCAATGGGAGCCAGGTAGATAGATACGTGTATTTAGGAACATTTCAGTTCAGCAGTCAATGTGTTTGCGGAACAAATAATCTTCTTTTCTAatataaaagaagaaaaatcctAAATGCTacaatatatttgtatatttatcaagttttttttctcttccagaTTCTGCATAAAATTGATAAAGAAAATGAACGCCTTCCTAAGCCAGAGGACTGTCCGCAGGATATTTACAACGTCATGTTGCAGTGCTGGGCACAGAAATCAGATGACAGACCTACTTTTATAGCCCTACGGGAGTTCCTACTTGAGGTAAATTGGCAGCTTTTCGGAAGCGACTGCTTTAGCATTCTTGGGGGGTTGATACGCTCAACAATACCAGAGAAAAGTAATGTGAATGTCAAGCTTGAGGATTCTCTTTACTGAAATTTATCTTTAACGACACCTAGCGGACAATCCCTGCAATACCtgttaaaatgtttgcatAAAAAACATACACCTGTGCCAGCAACATTTTtggaggaaataaaataaaatatgaatttctATTTAGTCACCAAGTTAAATAGACACAACTAAAGCAATAAATGACATTGGCAATTTCTGAAGATTATAAATATGCAATATAATGAACAGATAAAcccacacaaataaaacctcTCTTTAGTGGCAattattttgaacattttgatgCTCTCATTAGGTGACGCCTCAATATGCCGTGGTGcttgtttgcatttgtgtcTGAAGTGCACAGATGTGTTTCAGACCATGCCTACGGaaatgtgtgccctgcacgACTTTGATGAGCAAGATAAGCTCCTGATTCAGaccgatgatgtcatcacaatCATTGAGGGGAGGTGagagccttttttttgtttcaggtgTTGAATACAAAAAATCATGTATTTTCAATTCCCTGATAATTTCCTTGTTAAATATTTCAGAGCCGAGAACTATTGGTGGCGAGGTCAAAACCAACGCACCCTCAAAGTGGGACAGTTTCCCCGGCACGTGGTGACTTCAGTGGCAGGTTTGTCAGCTCATGACATCAGCCGACCACTCAAGAACAGCTTCATCCACACCGGCCACGGGGATGCCAACCCTCATCGCTGCTGGGGCTTCCCTGACAAGATCGATGAGTAAAGACTTCTTATTGTTTTATGGCTAACAAGTCACTTGAATTAGGTCTAGATACTTTTTATTAGGTGCACTTTTTATTAGCAGGAAATTGACCACAAAAGACCCACTGTGAGGCTTTTACCAGTTGATGGTAGTATTTCATTATAGTTTCTGACCATGACTGCCTAGCTCAACTAATTAtgccccctcctccctcacAGTTTGTATCTTGGGAATCCGATGGATCCTCCCGATGTTCTCGGTTTGGACCTCAGTGCAGCTCGGCCCACTCAGCTACCCGGGCGAGCCAAAAGTGAGTCAATGATAACATGACCATCACTTATTTTCTGGTGATCATTTCGGTCTCcttatcaatgttttttttactttgttgcTACTTCAACAGTAGTTGAAAATATAGCATTAATTTTAATACtcataatgttttattttagcagtTGAGTCATGTGTGGCTTTACCGCTGGCTTTAATCTGACACgttacaaaaacatgcatggtagatTAATTGGACATATTAAATTGTCTGAAGGTGTGAATGGGATCCAAAAGAAAACTGCAACGTTTAttctttaattttatttagattttggtCTGTTACTACCATCATATTCATAAGTTGATGGTCCTGTCCAGACGTCCTGTAAAATTAttacatttaatttgatttgtgaCTATCCTATATATACTTTGTGTTTGAAATTCTGAAAAATCCTTTTATTTCCTGACTTTAACTCAAATGGCATCTTTTCTGACGTACTTGCTGTCCCTTCCCCCCCCTTGTTCCTTGCACTGCGGTGGCTGTATTTTGTTTCCAGAGGAGCCTCCTCCTCGCCCTCCTCAACCAAGCGTGGTAATCAAGAGTAAGTCTGCTTTCTCTCAGCAGCTCTTCACCCATTGCTCCTGCCCTCTCTGTTCCCTTCTAGCTCCACTCTTCAAAGGTAACACCTCATGtattttttctcttgttttcttcttgcgCAGTGACTCTCCCATTACTTTTATTTCCAATTCCATAACGTCATTGTTTGTCTCCTTCCCTTCACCGAACCTCGCCTTCAAGTCCCCCAGCTATGTaccacgctttttttttttggtggtgtgAACTCATCTTTCAGTTCCACAAAAgtaatgaattatttttcacGTTCCTCCTCAGAGCCTTGTTATGATGCAGTGTATCAGGATGAGGACTTGACATCTGCCGAATTGAAGAGACTGTCACTTGGGAAAATTGGTTCTGTCAAACTTCGACCGACGGCCCGGGTCTCGTCTTCCAAACGGGGCACTGACAAGACTGGGAGAGAAGCGTCCCTCATTGACTTTGGGGAAGACTTTCCCTCGCCCGCACCCTCCCCGACACCTGCGGTTGAAATCCCAAGTGTTGTAAAGCTGTTTTTGAAAGCTGAGAATCTCTTGGACAGAACACCTTCTCAGAGTCCCTCCAAGTCGTTGCCCCGCCCACTTCACCCCACGCCGGTAGTAGACTGGGATGCACGGCCTTTACCCCCGCCCCCGGCGTATGACGACGTAGCCCAAGATGAAGATGATATGGAGGTGCGGTAGGACCTGTTACTACAATCCATGTCGGATGTAAATAATAACGGCCTCTTTAAATTCAGTCGTAATCCAAAATTAAGACGCCTTGTCTTTTTACCCATCAAAGGCTTACCGTccttttccatgtataatacgcctccatgtataatacgcaccctaaaaatggcatgtcgatgctggaaaaaagcctgtacccatgtataatacgcacccaaattttgactcttacttaagtccgtaaacgtaaaattatttcagaaaaaagatcatctttgggaacaaccggatgttattctgccggtcagtatcactgcgcatgcgctagcaaactcgatagcggagaaatgtttcggatttgtgtagggtacattgtgacagcaaacgagcaggtgatcgagcaagcgtctgatacgagagcattgtgttcgtatggagcgtgtttgaagtgaacagcagagaggaaaggaacaaggcaaagtgttgtgaaataaaatattacctgtaatacgcatttaggtagagaactgaagtctcgctctttatatagctgacgtgtcttgcacatccgttctgcgcatctgtaatggcggcctccgtatgatatccggtttgcgatggagattaaaaaacaatatttgacaataacacaccatcaaggattggaccatcgcatcaaacgatgtgtcgtcaattatgaattttactgactaagtgtgttgggcaggatggctgaatgcgatgcgcgattgacgtgtcttgcgcatccgttctgcgcatactgtcatggcggcctccgtatgatatccggtttgcgacggagattaaaaaacaaacagtatttgacaataacacaccatcaaggattggaccatcgcatcaaacgatgtgtcgtcaattatgaattttactgactgtgttgggcaggatggctgaatgcgatgcgcgattgacgtgtcttgcgcatccgttctgcgcatactgtcatggcggcctccgtataatatccggtctgcgatggagattaaaaaacaaacaatatttgacaataacacaccatcaaggattgcaccatcgcatcaaacgatgtgtcgtcaattatgaattttactgactaagtgggttgggcaggatggctgaatgcgatgcgcgattgacaacaaacaagaagaaaggtgatttcaagttttattttgagggagattttcttcaaaaattgttgtacccatgtataatgcgcaccccagattttaggacaataaattagttaaattttgcgtattatacatggaaaaagacggtacTTTAACCCCTCTTTAATATTTTGAACAATTTTTGGAtattttctttacatttttgcACAACTTCCGGTCCTCTGCAAAGGAGCTGAATGGCCAAaaacaacccccccaaaaaacgtttgatatgtaaataaaatttgCTGCTTCAACTAGAAATGAAAACTAGAAATTCATCATGTTGCACTTTTGTGACCAAGATGACTTCTAATTACTCTTCAACAAGACTTGAATTGCAGGATGTTCTCAGAGAGAAGTGATCTTAAAGTGTCAGTGTCAATTGTAGAGCTACAGAGAACGGAAGTATAGAAGTAGACATTCTCGGATATATATTTATCGATTTACGGAGCAAACAGCTGCTGAAAATGTTGCCGTTGGGCTTCTtgttaaagaataaaataaaaaggttatGCACATCACATCATTTGGATTTTCACTAGtggaataataatagtaaCTATATTCATGCAGTTTTCATTATATTTCGTTTTCATCTTAGGTGAGTTCCATCAACGGCATGGAGCAACAGCACAGTAAGGAGCAGAAGAATGTTCGCATCCCAGAGGAGGAGCTTCCCTGTGGACAGGAAGCGGGGGGCGTGGCCTGTGTCTTCAGAGTTACAAACAAACCATGCCTGGAGGATAACCTCTTTCTACCCAGCAAGCACAGCCAGGGCCCAACTACCTCATTCTCCCAGTCTGAAGAAATATTCCAGGAACTCCAGCAAGAGTGCATGAGGAGGCTCAACGTCCCGAGTTCAGCCTCAAGCCTGCAGGCACACGCTGAGAATAAACCCCAGATTCCCCCTCGTGTCCCTATTCCCCCTCGGCCAATTAAAAAGGGCGACTACTCCTCCGCTCGTTGGTCCCGGGACCTCTCTCTATCCCCGAACCCGGCCGACCTCACCAATGACATTTCAAGCTCAGAGCAGGATCGGCCACCGCAAATTCCTCCCAGGGAACCTTTGTCGCAGCCTGGCTCCAGGACTCCCAGCCCCAAAAGCCTGGAGGTGGGCTCACCGCAGCAGAGAGTCTACTCTGTCAGCCCCATCAGCATACCAGTTGCCCTAACCGCctgcccccccacacacacctacaGCTCCTACCTCTCCACCTCTCCAGGTAAATTCATGCCTACTACGCACAGCTTTGCTTCGGATCCCAAATACACTGCACCCAAAGTGATCCAGGCACAGGGGAAGGACTTTGTAAACAAGGCCCCCTGCATCCTCCCCATAGTCCGTGATGGACGGAAAGTTAGTAACACTCACTATTACCTTCTGCCGGAGAGGCCGCCCTACCTTGACAAATACGACCGCTTCTTCAGGGAGGCCGAGAGCCTGACCGGCAGCACTGCCGAGGACAGACGCGTACGGCAAGCTAACACCGCTACGGTGCGACCGATGCTGCTCAGCACTTTGCAGGCGCAGGCTCAGGGACAGGGGATTGCCCCGCTGGGTGAGCTGAAGACTAATTTCTCCAGCAATCTTGGAGCACGGACAGGAATGAAGACATCAGTTAGCCTCTCTGGTATTTGTGCTGAGGCTTTGACAACACCAGCGGGCATCGCTGACTGTCCCAGGACAGACGGATTGGAAAATTCAGCTGACAGAGTTAAAGCGGTAATCCTAACTTTTATTTGCTTGACTTTATGAAATGTCAAAGTCAATAACAAACTTATTTGTATTGAATAACTGTCTGACTATCAAACCTGATTGTTATCTTTGGAAAAGTAAATCATACAATATGATACCGTGTTGCTACTGTCATAGTAGTCATGTTGTTAAGGTTCAATGCATTATAGTACAgaactaataaataaaaaacaatatttttaaacacttcaggtaatttgtgtgtgttttggctgCCGCTATGTGGAATTATGGTATTGTCATTAATTGCTCACTAAATTGCACAATACGGTACTGGTTCTTGCCGCAACACTAATCACAATAATACTTAAGATATGGCCATCAGATAATTGTTATTGATCAATTGTATATTATCATTCTTGATTGCAGGTGCAAGAGGCAGTTCATGGTGTGACGATCGATGAGTGTCAAACTGCCCTCCAGAACCACAATGGGAACATTGAGAAAGCTGTGCATTACCTGAAGGTAAGAACATGTATTACTAATATGCAATAcagaattttcattttatatacgtatatatatatatttatatatatatatatatatatatatatttatatatatatatatatttatatatatatatatatatttttttatatatatatatatatatatatatatatatatatacatatatatatatttatatatatatatacatatatatatatttatatacgtatatattaggggtgtaaatcgcgggttttgtcacgatacgatatcatatcgatacaaagaacctcgatacgatatttgccgatatcttaaagcctgctgtgattcattcacgatacatcacgatatagtgctccacgatcgatatttttatttttatttattttttttaaataaaaaatatagaacaatatcctgatttataacaattcatacgcaaaatcaacaaggtactgcaaactctttatttaggaaattacaagagtattgtagtatacaaagtgcttattttaacactgaactttatcaaattcctacattttttctcataagtaaagaaaaatgaatattctttctttttttgtaataccattaactttaaagtgcattactgaactatttatttacaataattttaattgtccgttgagccatcttttctttggaatccaaagtgcttccaaacgaatgacttgaagcccaaaggggagcgaatttcctcgtcttcttggacactagccatagcaccagcccaggagccgcgtagttgtcggctcccctttcacgtgcctgctctgctcacaacacagcacgccgcgtactgctcccggaaagaggaagcaagcaacaatgaactggatttcaaaataaagtcgcgtctaatgtccgaggtcaaacacggcgatataaatcgatgtttacgtttagcatcgatgccaataaatcgtagagcattatatcgattaatcgatgtgtatcgatgaatcgttacacccctagtatatatatatatttatatatatatataatttttttgctgcagtTTCCTTATGCTATATCAGAAAGGTATACAAGATAATAGAAAAACGgctatcactttttttttaaactaaattGCTCTTTTCCAATCACTACCTGCCTTCTACATTCATCAGCAATCACCGTCATAATTTTGGGTGATAACGTGAGGGGTGGATCCTGCCAATATGGCCTTGACAGTGAATGATTCATGCTTCAATCtatctttttcttcaaactgATGGCTACCATCATTCagtctatttaatattttcccTCCATCACCTCACATGATTGACTGTTCCAGAAAACCAAGGGAAATATCATTAACATTTCAGACATAAATTATTGCTCAAAACTATGGAGTCAAAGttcccacataaaaagctaaaCTTTTTAACAAGGAAATAGCAATTACATTTCAGACATAAATTATTGCTCAGAACTATGGAGTCAAAGTTCccacataaaaagcaaaactttttaACAGCCTCATCCACGAGTGTATTGTCCAGCGATTGCAATCCATTAAAATATCGGCCTTTTGTAATGGAGGTAATATTTTTGGTGCAGTAAGGGAATTGCAGCCCTCGCTGGTCAAGTGCTTTGCAGCTCCCCCTTTGGTGCATTCCAGGTCAACCTTTGGCATTTCCAGTAATAACATTTTTATGTACAGTAACTGTAACTGCAATCAGGTCGTCATTGAAAGCTGatgttggccatttttttttaaagtggatTCCGCTTCGGCCATTACGGGGCTTTGTTGATCCTTCTGGGAAAATTAGACCATTGCGACTGTGATGAACAGGTTGTAAATGCACTATTTCATCTGCTCCCTCCTCTCTTGTTGTGTCTGCGACCGCTGTGCAGCGTACTTTCTGTAAATAAAAGCCATGAGTGCCCGGCAAGGGAGCAATTAAATGTTTGATAACAACCATCAAGAAGTTTAGAAGATAAAGAAAATGGCCATCAAGATGTTTTGGTTTCAATCTAAACAATGGTTGTGTATTTGGACTAAGCAATTTGAGAACGTGCTTGCAGGCTTCCATTGTCCTGTGCTACTATTAAAAAATTCTGCTCAGATTTTCAATGGCTGGTTTGTTTGCTCGTAGGTGGAgcagttgttttgtttgggaCTGAGGAGCAGGTCTGAGTGTTTGAAGTTGCTGGAGATGTGTGACTGGAACCTGGAGGTTGCCGGCACCCAAATGTTGGATAACTATGAATCTACAACACAACAAAGGTACCATTCACTTTGCTCATAGGAACTTTAGCTAACTATGTATAAACAGTATCTTCTccatttatttacaaacacaaatataccCCCCCTCCACCAATCTAATTCAAAGCTTCCTCATGTTTCTAGGCTGTGAGGGAACATCTCAGGCTTCAGAGCTCTGATTGGAACTTCCTCCTCAATAAAACGTCTCTGGACCATCTTCTGACCCTTCAGACTGTGACTttagtatgaaaaaaaaaaactagttcactgaaacacaaacctcagttcaaatgaaattgaggcattttgtaaaatgtaaacaaaaacagactACAATGATaactgattttttatttttttattttgttttgatgtacaACTTCAGTTGCGCAACAGTCCAGGCAGGCTCTCGgtcatattttgtgtttcaacGTTCATCAGTTTGAACATGGAGTATCttgtaacattttaaatagaagttgaaaaggatttgcaaatcattgcattctgttttgtttacatttttacacAACGTCTTAACTTCAGTggattttattgtattgcaaAATTCTAGctcctgaaaaaaaagtctgtcatATTTGGACTGGTCAGAAATTGCTCCTCTTATTAAGAATTTGTATGAGTCAACAATCCTACTTTTCAGCCACTGTTAGCTTTGTGTGTCCTGTCAAATTCTGCTATTAATGCTGCAATTAGTGGAGAGACTGTTTTGTCTCtggtctccccccccccccccacacacacacacattgtacaAGAAATACATTCAAGTTTTGTGTTTAATAAAAAAGGCACAGGGAACACTGGCTGCTGAGCTCCTGCACAGGAACGTTCagttgacaaaaaatatataatataccaCATCAACACAAAGAGCCATTGGTTTCAATTCCAAATTAAGATCAGTGGTCATTGTGGTCTAAGAGTTCACTTCTTATTCATGAGCTCCCAGAAGTTGTttctaaagattttttttccgccaAGTCTGCTGGAACTATGCGCAGCCAATAATAGACGCTAATAATGGTAACCTTGTCATTTATGCCTGCTCATTACTTCAAACCACAATTGGTGCACAGCTCtgctcaaatgtgtttttttttttttgtgatataaaaaaaaaaatgagaccaagatatagccttttaaaacatttccgCCATGAGTCTGACTATTAACTTGTTCAACAGGTGAAGCACAAACAAACTTTGTCGTTAATTAGAGGTCAAGCTTCTGCACCTGCAGATTCAtctattgcatttttttttaaatttaatttttgggacgttttttgttttttgggaatGTGAATAAAGCCACATCCTCAGTAATGAGGCTGTGCACGCttgtgcattatttttttattttcattcttaGTTTACTAttggaattctttttttgaaaggaTTTATCTTTGAATAGGGTAGTgt
This region includes:
- the tnk2b gene encoding tyrosine kinase, non-receptor, 2b isoform X8, yielding MCSASPTLWRISSARSTPCTRWITRTSFTSTVTELAPLGSLLDRLRSVHPQGPVLIHTLCQYAVQVACGMAYLEQRRFIHRDLAARNILLASAHRVKIGDFGLMRALPNNHEHYIMQEHRKVPFAWCAPESLKTRTFSHATDTWMFGVTLWEMLTQGQEPWLGLNGSQILHKIDKENERLPKPEDCPQDIYNVMLQCWAQKSDDRPTFIALREFLLETMPTEMCALHDFDEQDKLLIQTDDVITIIEGRAENYWWRGQNQRTLKVGQFPRHVVTSVAGLSAHDISRPLKNSFIHTGHGDANPHRCWGFPDKIDDLYLGNPMDPPDVLGLDLSAARPTQLPGRAKKEPPPRPPQPSVVIKSKSAFSQQLFTHCSCPLCSLLAPLFKEPCYDAVYQDEDLTSAELKRLSLGKIGSVKLRPTARVSSSKRGTDKTGREASLIDFGEDFPSPAPSPTPAVEIPSVVKLFLKAENLLDRTPSQSPSKSLPRPLHPTPVVDWDARPLPPPPAYDDVAQDEDDMEVSSINGMEQQHSKEQKNVRIPEEELPCGQEAGGVACVFRVTNKPCLEDNLFLPSKHSQGPTTSFSQSEEIFQELQQECMRRLNVPSSASSLQAHAENKPQIPPRVPIPPRPIKKGDYSSARWSRDLSLSPNPADLTNDISSSEQDRPPQIPPREPLSQPGSRTPSPKSLEVGSPQQRVYSVSPISIPVALTACPPTHTYSSYLSTSPGKFMPTTHSFASDPKYTAPKVIQAQGKDFVNKAPCILPIVRDGRKVSNTHYYLLPERPPYLDKYDRFFREAESLTGSTAEDRRVRQANTATVRPMLLSTLQAQAQGQGIAPLGELKTNFSSNLGARTGMKTSVSLSGICAEALTTPAGIADCPRTDGLENSADRVKAVQEAVHGVTIDECQTALQNHNGNIEKAVHYLKVEQLFCLGLRSRSECLKLLEMCDWNLEVAGTQMLDNYESTTQQRLYFFPVNMDHLMKSNTQI
- the tnk2b gene encoding tyrosine kinase, non-receptor, 2b isoform X3 is translated as MGETAEYKRLQETLESDCHCASDDDEEKLGNNMECEEGTDWLLELLIEVQLQQYFLRIRDDLNVTRLSHFDYVKNEDLEKIGMGRPGQRRLWEAVKRRKAMCKRKSWMSKVFSGKRPDGGDFPQQGQPTSSFRKLSSTPPLGLVEGVLATYPAGDVPLDGQQQQALTCLISEKDLTLLEKLGDGSFGVVKRGEWLTPAGKLMNVAVKCLKTDVLSQPDALEDFICEVNAMHSLDHQNLIHLYGVVLTHPMKMVTELAPLGSLLDRLRSVHPQGPVLIHTLCQYAVQVACGMAYLEQRRFIHRDLAARNILLASAHRVKIGDFGLMRALPNNHEHYIMQEHRKVPFAWCAPESLKTRTFSHATDTWMFGVTLWEMLTQGQEPWLGLNGSQILHKIDKENERLPKPEDCPQDIYNVMLQCWAQKSDDRPTFIALREFLLETMPTEMCALHDFDEQDKLLIQTDDVITIIEGRAENYWWRGQNQRTLKVGQFPRHVVTSVAGLSAHDISRPLKNSFIHTGHGDANPHRCWGFPDKIDDLYLGNPMDPPDVLGLDLSAARPTQLPGRAKKEPPPRPPQPSVVIKSKSAFSQQLFTHCSCPLCSLLAPLFKEPCYDAVYQDEDLTSAELKRLSLGKIGSVKLRPTARVSSSKRGTDKTGREASLIDFGEDFPSPAPSPTPAVEIPSVVKLFLKAENLLDRTPSQSPSKSLPRPLHPTPVVDWDARPLPPPPAYDDVAQDEDDMEVSSINGMEQQHSKEQKNVRIPEEELPCGQEAGGVACVFRVTNKPCLEDNLFLPSKHSQGPTTSFSQSEEIFQELQQECMRRLNVPSSASSLQAHAENKPQIPPRVPIPPRPIKKGDYSSARWSRDLSLSPNPADLTNDISSSEQDRPPQIPPREPLSQPGSRTPSPKSLEVGSPQQRVYSVSPISIPVALTACPPTHTYSSYLSTSPGKFMPTTHSFASDPKYTAPKVIQAQGKDFVNKAPCILPIVRDGRKVSNTHYYLLPERPPYLDKYDRFFREAESLTGSTAEDRRVRQANTATVRPMLLSTLQAQAQGQGIAPLGELKTNFSSNLGARTGMKTSVSLSGICAEALTTPAGIADCPRTDGLENSADRVKAVQEAVHGVTIDECQTALQNHNGNIEKAVHYLKVEQLFCLGLRSRSECLKLLEMCDWNLEVAGTQMLDNYESTTQQRL